A window of the Phaseolus vulgaris cultivar G19833 chromosome 5, P. vulgaris v2.0, whole genome shotgun sequence genome harbors these coding sequences:
- the LOC137835484 gene encoding small ribosomal subunit protein uS7 produces the protein MTDVIHEAGVVADPTQIDVKLFNRWNFDDVQVNDISLADYIGVVASKHATYVPHTAGRYSVKRFRKAQCPIVERLTNSLMMHGRNNGKKLMAVRIIKHAMEIIHLLTDLNPIQVIVDAVINSGPREDATRIGSAGVVRRQAVDISPLRRVNQAIYLLTTGAREAAFRNIKTIAECLADELINAAKGSSNSYAIKKKDEIERVAKANR, from the exons ATGACTGACGTCATCCACGAAGCTGGTGTTGTTGCAGATCCCACCCAGATCGATGTCAAGCTCTTTAACCGCTGGAACTTCGATGATGTTCAG GTTAATGACATTTCTCTGGCCGATTACATTGGAGTGGTGGCATCCAAGCATGCCACCTATGTTCCTCACACTGCTGGTAGGTACTCTGTGAAGAGGTTCAGGAAGGCCCAGTGCCCCATTGTTGAGAGGCTTACCAACTCTCTCATGATGCACGGTAGAAACAATGGCAAGAAACTCATGGCTGTTAGGATCATCAAGCATGCTATGGAAATTATTCATTTGTTGACTGACCTGAACCCCATTCAGGTTATTGTTGATGCTGTCATTAACAG tgGTCCCCGTGAAGATGCAACAAGAATTGGGTCTGCTGGAGTGGTAAGGAGACAGGCTGTGGATATATCACCCCTTCGTCGAGTTAATCAGGCTATATATCTTTTAACAACTGGTGCACGTGAAGCTGCATTCAGAAATATAAAGACTATTGCAGAATGCTTGGCTGATGAACTTATTAATGCAGCCAAAGGGTCATCCAACAG TTATGCTATCAAGAAAAAAGATGAAATTGAGAGAGTTGCCAAGGCCAATCGTTGA